A stretch of DNA from Lysinibacillus sp. B2A1:
AGCGGAGAATGAATGGGAAATCAAAATTAGATAACGCTTATATAGCGAAAATTATAACGCCTTTTTAGACAGTTTACGCCGACTGTTTGAGGGGGCGTATTTTTTTATGTCTATAAGTCAATTTTTAATCGAAATTGACCGTTATATGTTGGATTGTTCCGCAAAAGGCCTTTCGCCTAAAACGCTAAAATCGTATGAGCAAACGCTAAAACTGTTCAGAAGGTATCTTTTGGATAACTTTGAAATAGATGACGTTAAAAGCGTCAAGATAGAGCATATACGCGCTTATATTCGTTCTATCGAAGAAAGAGGTAAGTTCGAAATAAGTGCTGCAGAAACGCCTGTAAACTACCCAGAACGATGCAGCGATTTTGGCAAGCCGGTAAGTAAAACGACCATTATCGAATTATGTACATACCATAAAAGCATTTTAATCGCACTTATATTCAGAACAGCTTATACGGAGCAATCCTTTGAAAGGTTTAAAGAATGTGAAACCGGTGCAAAAATTAAGGTAATGCTGGAAGATAATGAATTGAAACAGTTTTTCCGTTCCTTCGATGTTAGGAAATTCCATCAATACCGTGATTGGATAATAGCTCGATTAATCTTTGATACTGTAGCAAGAATAGGAGAATTGTTGGAAGTTGTTGTATCTGATATAGATTTGCGAGGGAATGCGTTGTTATTACGCAAAACAGCATTATAAACGAGCTTGGTCGTTCTTTTTGGCGTTGAAATTGCGTGACCCCAAAGCCCTCGGTTCTGACAGGCGCTTTCTGGTGCCCGCTATTTACACGCAATATTTTTTCATTTGAGGGGTAATCATACTAGTAGAAATAAATAATATACATTAACTTGAATTTATGTAAAAATAGGATTATGTATAATATATCAAATTATTGAAGGGGGAATTTTTATGGGATTATTTGATGGATTAATAGGAAATGCAACCGAAGTAAATTTGGAGAAATTACAAGAAGAATTAAAAGATTTATTGATACCTAACGAGACAATAAAAAACGCATACAAAGTTATAAGAGATACATTTATCTTTACTAATATGAGGCTTATTTTGATTGATAAACAAGGTGTAACGGGCAAGAAAACCGAGTATCATTCAATTCCTTATAAAAATATACTTCATTTTTCTGTAGAAACTGCGGGGACATTTGATTTAGATGCAGAATTAAAAATATGGGTTTCGGGTAGTGCTCTACCTATACAAAAAAACTTTAATAAATCGACTAATATTTATCAACTTCAAAGTGTATTAGCGGAATACGTTTTAGGATAGCTATTAAGTTGAGCGGTCAACATTTTTTATATTGGTCGTTCTTTTTTTGCCTACCTATCCAGTTCGATATATCCCGCTCGTCTGCTGCTAACGACTTCTACGCAATATTTTTAATTCCTCAAGGTAAAAATTTAAATCGTGTTTCTTCCTATATAAATAAATATAAAACGCAAAACTGACGCAACAGGGTATATTTAAAAAAGGAGTGACGCACTTCTAACGCATCCATATCAAGGGTTTGAGTGAAAATTAAGGGTTGCAATTGCAATTTATCCACGGGAAATGTATAGTTTTTTCAGCGCAAAAAATAATATTTATCGGTAATAGATCAAAGGAGTTAAATTGAAGATGAATGTAAAAGAAATGTCCTTATTTTCGGGTTATTCTATTTCTAGGATTTATGGACATTTACAGGAAATTAGACTTATTGACGAAGGGTTTGCGTTTGGAGCGATGGTGTCACTATATTTTCTTTAGATGAATCCGCAGCTTATATGATAATGTTACGAACTATTGAGGCAACAGGAAGAGTTAAAAAGGGTATAGTTGCATTATGCAAGGCGTTAGGTAAATATGAGTCGTGTAAAACTGCGAAGGCTTCTAGTAGAATGACTGGTAAAACTTTCGCTATATAAAAGTTATCTAAAACGCCATGCCATTGAGGTAGCGTGGAATCGAGGTAATTATGAATCGATTTCGACGATGTTTGGCTATACAGTCCATCACTTAAAATCAAAGCCGACAAATAGTGAATTCATCGCCATGATTGCGGACAAGATTCGTATTGATATAAGGCGAGCTAAAAAGGAGAATGCTATTATTTATAAATATTATAATATTCAAAGCGCCTGCATAAGAGGCGTATTTTTTTCATTTAGTTAAGAAGACCTAATACATATTTGTGAAATTTATGACAAAAACAGCATCTATACGATAAATTAATTAAAAATTTAGTAAATAGCATGATTATTTACGGTTGTTTTATATAATTATGATAAGTGAATAGCATATAGTAAGTAAAATATTTCCTTTAAGTAGTAAATAACAGCTAAAACTGATAGAAAAAATATAAAATACGGTAGAATGACTTACTGATAAAGTAGGGGTATTTTCTTTCTGAGTAGTGACAATTGTCTCTAAACAAATGTAAATAGATTGTATATACTTACAGATAGAGGGAAGGAGGAGGTAGCTTGATTCTAGTTCGGAATGATAACTTCGAAATATCAGAAGAAAATGGAAAAGTATATATGATAACTTTCAGTGCTGGTTTTCCTTTAAAAGAATTTGATAGTATTTTACGCAGTCATCCCCGCCTAAAGTTGTCTAATTTTTCAATATTAAAAAATGTATTAGCGACCGAAAGTATAAATCCTGTTGAAATCGGACGTTGGCTTCCGAATGTGGAAGCTGAAATTGCACGAGATAAAATGTCTGCCTCTATATTTATCTACGAAACACATGATTATATTCAAAAAAATAAAGAAAAATTATCAAATCAAATTCTAGAAAAGCTTGAAGATGAAGGAATTGTAAATGGAATTTTGGATTTTGATATTTCCAAAATTGAACCAGGAAAGGCATTTTTAATTGCTCAAGGAACTCTGCCTGTAGCAGGAACTGATGCACAAATTACATACTTACCTAAACCAGAGAGAAAGCCAGTGATTCGAGAAGATGGAAAAGCTGATTATTATGATATGAATTTTATCTCTGAAATTTCTGAAGGGTCATGGCTTGGCGAAAAAATACCTGCGACTTTAGGTAAAGCAGGGAAAAATGTGCTAGGTGATACGATTGCTGCTGCACCAGGTCGAGATTTTCCCATAAAATACGATAAAAAATCAGCCTATGAAGTGGAGGAGAATGGGAAAATTGTTATCCGTTCCAAAATTGCGGGCGTATTAGATGATGTCAAGGGCATGATAGGTGTTAATCGACATTTGCCTATTCATGGTGACGTTGGTGTTGAAACTGGAAATCTTGAATTTAATGGCTCATTAAGCATAAAAGGAACAGTGACTTCTGGCTATACGGTTATTGCTACAGGAGATATTTCTATTGAAGGTGCCGAAGGTGTAAGTGGTGCCAAGCTTATAAAATCTATAGAAGGTGATGTCTATATTCGTGGTGGCATTTTTGGTCTTGGTTCAACATTAGTGGAGGCAGGTGGCAATATTTTCGTCAAGCATGTTAATGAAGCCAATTTAGTCGCAGCTGATAGTATTCATATAGGCTTTTACTCATTAGGATCACAGCTTACTGCACATTCCATCTTTGTGGACGAACGAAAAGGTAAGATTATTGGAGGCCGAGCAGTAGCTAAAAATACAATTGTCACAGCCATATCTGGAAACCGTTTAGAACGTCGAACAGATTTAATTATTGAAAGTGTCAATAAAAGAGAAAGCTATTCTCTTATGCAAGAGAAGGCAACTCACTTAAAACAATTGCAATCAGATATTTCAATACAAGAGGGAAAAATTAAAAACTTATTGCCAATCCTAAATCAAATGACGAAGGAGCAAGTGGCTACATTTGAGGAAGCGAAGCAAGTCTTAACAAAATTGAAGGCAGAGGCAGTGACAATTGACCGTGAAGTAAAACTAATGATGGATGAAATGCGCCATGCGGGTAAAGAGGAAATTACTGTGACAAAAGAAGCGCATCCAGGCACATATATTCAGATTGGCAAAAAATCATCCCTATTAAGTAAAATGACCAATGGTAAATTTATCCTCGAATTCGGTGAGTTAAATGTCTAGCCAATCGTCCATTCCTGTATTTGCACATCGAGGAGCGTCAGCTTATGCACTTGAAAATAGCTTTAGGGCTTTTGAGAAGGCATTGGAGCTGGGTGCGGATGGCATTGAGTTGGATATCCAATTGTCAAAGGAAGGAATTCCGGTTGTCTATCATGATCCACAGCTATCAAGATTAGTTGGCATCAATAAACTTGTGAATGAATGTACAGTAGAGGAGCTACTTGGCTTTAAACTTGGAAAGCCCTGGAGACGTTTTTTTTCTTCGTACAAAATTCCAACATTGGATGCCGTTTTAGCATGGGCAAATTCCCAGCAGCTACCCCTTAATATTGAATTAAAATCAACGATCCTTGATAATAAACACGCACTTATTCAAATGCTTCATGGACTTATTTTGCCTGTTGGCAGTCATTTTTCATCATTTCACTATGAGCTATTAGAAATTGTGAAACAATATAGATCTGATTTTGAAACAGCACTTATTGCAACCAAAAAATTAAAATGGGATTTGCTCAGTGATTATAAAGCAATTGACAGCGTGCATATGCATAAAAGGTATTATAAACCAAGATATTTAGAGGCATGTGTTGCAAGTGATAAAGCATGTCGATTTTATGCGATTGATGGTAATGAGGCATTTTTGACAAACCCGCATCCTTCGGTAATTGGTTGGATTACTGATTATCCTGACAAAGTAATTTCAAAACAGAACCGTCAATAAAAATAGCTATCCAGTAAGTCGAATATGACTTAGATGGATAGCTATTTTTATTTTTTTTGAAAGCGCGGAGCCACTTTTCCATTTTTTCGATCGCGGTGGAGTAAAAAGCCTGCGAAGAAGCCAAATCCTATTACAAAGAGAATGACGCCCACAACGAACTGTAACCATAAAAACGGGAAAGGTGCAATCAGTTTACCAAATAATGTATCACGCATGAATTTAATGCCACCTGCAGCCATAAGACCTGGAATAAGCATTACAATAAATGCAGCTAAACGAGCCATGCATGTCCCTCCTTATTCCTAAGTTTAATTGTACCTGTGGTTAATGGAATGTCAAGAAACGTTTTTTCACTATGTGCCTGCTGAAGCCATGAGCACGTAGGACATAAGCTAGAAACTGTAACAGAATGTTTAGAAAATTCTTACTTAATCAAGAATATGTAATAATAGTTGCGAAATTGTGAAATTGTCAGTATTGTAAAATTAAATGGAGCATTATTATCCATTACTAAACAATTTTTATTGTTATTTAAAACTTGATTGGATGGGCATTTGGGGATGCACTTTCCAAAGCAAAGGGGCGAGTTTTCATGGAAATCTTCAAGTATATGGAAAAGTATGATTATGAACAATTGGTATTTTGCCAAGATGAAGCATCAGGGTTAAAAGCGATTATCGCAATCCATGACACAACACTTGGACCAGCATTAGGCGGGGCACGTATGTGGACATATGCATCAGAAGAAAATGCAATTGAGGATGCATTGCGTTTAGCACGCGGCATGACCTATAAAAATGCAGCTGCTGGTTTAAACCTTGGCGGTGGAAAAACGGTCATTATCGGTGACCCATTTAAAGATAAAAATGAGGAAATGTTCAGAGCTCTAGGACGTTTCATCCAAGGTCTTAATGGCCGCTATATTACCGCGGAAGATGTTGGCACAACAGTAACAGATATGGATTTAATCCATGAAGAAACAAATTATGTAACTGGTATTTCTCCAGCCTTTGGTTCATCAGGTAATCCATCTCCAGTAACAGCGTACGGTGTTTATCGTGGTATGAAGGCATCAGCAAAAGAAGCCTTTGGATCTGATTCACTAGAGGGACGTACCATTTCTGTACAAGGGCTAGGAAATGTTGCTTACAAGCTTTGCGAGTACTTACATAAGGAGGGTGCAAAACTTGTTGTGACAGATATTAATCAAGCAGCAATTGATAGAGTTGTTCATGATTTTGGCGCAACTGCTGTGGCACCAGATAACATCTATTCACAGGAAGTGGATATTTTCTCACCATGTGCATTAGGAGCAATATTAAATG
This window harbors:
- a CDS encoding DUF2627 domain-containing protein, with protein sequence MARLAAFIVMLIPGLMAAGGIKFMRDTLFGKLIAPFPFLWLQFVVGVILFVIGFGFFAGFLLHRDRKNGKVAPRFQKK
- a CDS encoding cytoplasmic protein, with protein sequence MGLFDGLIGNATEVNLEKLQEELKDLLIPNETIKNAYKVIRDTFIFTNMRLILIDKQGVTGKKTEYHSIPYKNILHFSVETAGTFDLDAELKIWVSGSALPIQKNFNKSTNIYQLQSVLAEYVLG
- a CDS encoding leucine dehydrogenase, whose product is MEIFKYMEKYDYEQLVFCQDEASGLKAIIAIHDTTLGPALGGARMWTYASEENAIEDALRLARGMTYKNAAAGLNLGGGKTVIIGDPFKDKNEEMFRALGRFIQGLNGRYITAEDVGTTVTDMDLIHEETNYVTGISPAFGSSGNPSPVTAYGVYRGMKASAKEAFGSDSLEGRTISVQGLGNVAYKLCEYLHKEGAKLVVTDINQAAIDRVVHDFGATAVAPDNIYSQEVDIFSPCALGAILNDETIPQLKAKVIAGSANNQLQDSRHGDLLHELGIVYAPDYVINAGGVINVADELYGYNRERAMKRVDGIYDSIEKIFAISKRDGIPTYVAANRLAEERIARVSKSRSQFLKNEKNILHGR
- a CDS encoding DUF342 domain-containing protein, coding for MILVRNDNFEISEENGKVYMITFSAGFPLKEFDSILRSHPRLKLSNFSILKNVLATESINPVEIGRWLPNVEAEIARDKMSASIFIYETHDYIQKNKEKLSNQILEKLEDEGIVNGILDFDISKIEPGKAFLIAQGTLPVAGTDAQITYLPKPERKPVIREDGKADYYDMNFISEISEGSWLGEKIPATLGKAGKNVLGDTIAAAPGRDFPIKYDKKSAYEVEENGKIVIRSKIAGVLDDVKGMIGVNRHLPIHGDVGVETGNLEFNGSLSIKGTVTSGYTVIATGDISIEGAEGVSGAKLIKSIEGDVYIRGGIFGLGSTLVEAGGNIFVKHVNEANLVAADSIHIGFYSLGSQLTAHSIFVDERKGKIIGGRAVAKNTIVTAISGNRLERRTDLIIESVNKRESYSLMQEKATHLKQLQSDISIQEGKIKNLLPILNQMTKEQVATFEEAKQVLTKLKAEAVTIDREVKLMMDEMRHAGKEEITVTKEAHPGTYIQIGKKSSLLSKMTNGKFILEFGELNV
- a CDS encoding glycerophosphodiester phosphodiesterase, with the translated sequence MSSQSSIPVFAHRGASAYALENSFRAFEKALELGADGIELDIQLSKEGIPVVYHDPQLSRLVGINKLVNECTVEELLGFKLGKPWRRFFSSYKIPTLDAVLAWANSQQLPLNIELKSTILDNKHALIQMLHGLILPVGSHFSSFHYELLEIVKQYRSDFETALIATKKLKWDLLSDYKAIDSVHMHKRYYKPRYLEACVASDKACRFYAIDGNEAFLTNPHPSVIGWITDYPDKVISKQNRQ